From the Maioricimonas rarisocia genome, one window contains:
- a CDS encoding YiiD C-terminal domain-containing protein codes for MDRDAGTDEIQQYLHDHIPMSLAMGTRVLEAAPDRVVLEAPLEPNINHRETVFGGSISTLAILAAWTLVQLRLSGDVAPTRLVIQENSLRYLKPAEGTFSAVAHPPDSTDWERCRKMLERKGRGRVRICCDVLCDGERVAEFEGVYVGLRY; via the coding sequence ATGGATCGCGACGCCGGTACGGACGAGATTCAGCAATACCTGCACGACCACATACCGATGTCGCTGGCGATGGGGACCCGGGTGCTCGAGGCCGCGCCGGACCGCGTGGTGCTCGAAGCACCATTGGAGCCGAACATCAACCATCGCGAAACGGTGTTCGGCGGCAGCATTTCGACGCTGGCGATTCTGGCCGCCTGGACGCTGGTGCAGCTGCGCCTTTCCGGCGACGTCGCTCCCACCCGGCTCGTGATTCAGGAGAATTCGCTGCGCTACCTCAAGCCGGCCGAGGGGACATTTTCGGCGGTGGCACATCCTCCCGATTCGACCGACTGGGAACGTTGCCGGAAGATGCTCGAACGGAAGGGACGGGGCCGCGTACGGATTTGTTGCGACGTCCTGTGTGACGGCGAGCGGGTCGCAGAGTTCGAAGGGGTGTACGTGGGGCTTCGGTATTGA
- a CDS encoding hydroxypyruvate isomerase family protein, giving the protein MNRRDFLTTSVAGTAAAGLTAAAAADDAKENSSFKLKYAPHFGMFRNSAGNDLVSQLEFARDRGFVAWEDNGMKKKSVEDQERIAKAMERLGMQMGVFVASATFTDVTFAGTDKAKREQVLKEIEESIEVAKRVNAKWMTVVPGRYDEKLPSDYQTANCIELLKRCCDILEPHDLVMVLEPLNHHTNHPGTFLYGSPQAYMICRAVDSPSCKILFDIYHQQITEGNLIPNIDHCWDEIGYFQAGDNPGRKEPGTGEINYRNVFRHIHARGFDGVVGMEHGNSKKGEEGEEAVIAAYRDADSF; this is encoded by the coding sequence ATGAACCGTCGTGACTTTCTGACCACCTCCGTCGCCGGCACTGCTGCCGCCGGTCTGACCGCCGCCGCTGCGGCCGATGATGCCAAAGAGAACAGCTCATTCAAGCTGAAGTACGCGCCCCACTTCGGCATGTTCCGCAACTCGGCTGGCAACGACCTGGTCTCGCAGCTCGAGTTCGCCCGCGACCGCGGTTTTGTGGCGTGGGAAGACAACGGCATGAAGAAGAAGTCGGTCGAAGACCAGGAGCGCATCGCGAAGGCGATGGAGCGGCTCGGCATGCAAATGGGCGTCTTCGTCGCGAGTGCCACCTTCACGGACGTCACGTTTGCGGGGACCGACAAGGCGAAACGGGAGCAGGTCCTTAAGGAGATCGAAGAGTCGATCGAAGTCGCCAAACGCGTGAACGCGAAGTGGATGACCGTCGTGCCCGGCCGGTACGACGAAAAGCTCCCCTCGGATTACCAGACCGCCAACTGCATCGAACTGCTCAAACGCTGCTGCGACATTCTTGAGCCGCACGATCTGGTGATGGTGCTCGAACCGCTCAACCATCACACGAACCACCCCGGCACGTTTCTGTACGGGTCGCCGCAGGCGTACATGATCTGCCGGGCGGTCGATTCTCCTTCCTGCAAGATCCTGTTCGACATTTACCACCAGCAGATCACCGAAGGGAATCTGATCCCCAATATCGACCACTGCTGGGATGAGATCGGCTACTTCCAGGCCGGAGACAACCCGGGCCGCAAGGAGCCGGGAACTGGAGAGATCAACTACCGCAACGTCTTCCGGCACATTCACGCCCGTGGCTTCGATGGCGTGGTGGGTATGGAGCACGGCAACTCGAAGAAGGGGGAAGAAGGGGAAGAGGCAGTGATTGCCGCTTACCGCGACGCCGACTCCTTCTGA
- a CDS encoding AAA family ATPase: protein MPETLSLLIRSGNPLISIETIDESRAIERVEAVAKDLRRPLFVWSLTEGLCPHEFSRRGEPVVPAGKSSPAVEYVRANPGQKSIYLFRDLGPHCRDAMIHRTLRDILDGCDKTGNTIILVDALPLPDEISRFSVRYEVGWPSADELEKAVRRTYQKIRRSSYEEITHKLTKRDIEQLVQTLRGLTIPQAERVVASAIYDDYALTAEDLPHIIESKRTLLGSAGCLETIAADFSSGDIGGLGNLKSWLRQRRGGFSREAREYGLEPPRGVLMLGVPGCGKSLCAKVVAADWKMPLLRLDPGVLYQKFIGESESQLRQALRQAEAMAPAVLWIDEIEKAFASASASSADGGLSKRMFGTMLSWMQDHRHPIFIIATANDISALPPELMRKGRFDEVFFVDLPDEAARAKVMGIHLKRRGRKPDDFNLSELAEAADGFSGSELEQAVISAMHAAFSRREDLADRHLLKAIRDTQPLSILNAEKIAQLRAWARHRCVPADR from the coding sequence ATGCCCGAGACACTGTCGCTGCTGATCCGTTCCGGCAATCCGCTGATCTCGATCGAGACGATCGACGAGTCGCGGGCCATTGAACGTGTGGAGGCGGTCGCGAAGGATCTGCGTCGCCCGCTCTTTGTCTGGTCGCTGACCGAGGGACTCTGCCCGCACGAATTCAGTCGGCGTGGAGAGCCGGTCGTACCGGCCGGCAAGTCGTCGCCGGCCGTCGAGTACGTCAGGGCGAACCCCGGCCAGAAATCGATCTACCTGTTTCGCGATCTCGGCCCGCATTGCCGGGACGCGATGATTCACCGGACATTGCGCGACATTCTGGACGGCTGCGACAAGACGGGCAACACGATCATTCTGGTCGACGCTCTGCCACTGCCGGATGAGATCTCGCGGTTTTCTGTTCGCTACGAGGTCGGCTGGCCCTCCGCAGACGAACTGGAGAAGGCGGTCCGGCGAACGTACCAGAAGATCCGGCGCAGCAGCTACGAGGAAATCACGCACAAGCTCACCAAACGGGACATCGAGCAACTGGTCCAGACGTTGCGGGGACTGACAATCCCGCAGGCGGAACGGGTCGTCGCCTCAGCCATCTATGATGATTACGCACTGACCGCTGAAGACCTGCCGCACATCATCGAATCGAAGCGGACTTTGCTCGGCTCGGCCGGCTGCCTCGAAACGATCGCTGCCGACTTCTCGTCGGGAGACATCGGTGGGCTGGGCAATCTCAAGTCGTGGTTGCGACAGCGCCGGGGCGGTTTCTCCCGCGAAGCCCGCGAGTACGGTCTCGAACCTCCACGCGGCGTGCTGATGCTGGGCGTGCCCGGGTGCGGCAAGAGCCTGTGTGCCAAGGTGGTCGCTGCCGACTGGAAAATGCCCCTGCTCCGCCTCGATCCGGGGGTGCTGTACCAGAAGTTCATCGGTGAGAGCGAAAGCCAGCTTCGCCAGGCGCTCCGCCAGGCGGAAGCCATGGCCCCTGCCGTCCTCTGGATCGACGAGATCGAGAAGGCGTTTGCCTCCGCCTCGGCGTCGTCAGCGGACGGCGGCCTGTCGAAGCGGATGTTCGGGACCATGCTTTCGTGGATGCAGGATCACCGTCACCCGATCTTCATCATAGCCACCGCCAACGATATCTCCGCACTGCCGCCGGAGCTGATGCGGAAAGGGCGATTCGACGAGGTGTTTTTCGTCGATCTTCCTGACGAAGCGGCTCGGGCAAAGGTTATGGGGATCCATCTGAAACGGCGCGGACGCAAGCCGGACGACTTCAACCTGTCCGAGCTGGCTGAAGCGGCCGACGGGTTCAGCGGATCGGAGCTGGAACAGGCGGTCATCTCCGCCATGCACGCAGCCTTCAGCCGGCGCGAAGATCTGGCGGACAGGCACCTGCTCAAGGCGATTCGGGACACGCAGCCGCTCTCGATCCTCAATGCCGAGAAAATCGCACAGCTGCGGGCGTGGGCCCGCCATCGCTGCGTACCGGCCGATCGCTGA
- a CDS encoding sulfatase family protein translates to MSLNRREFLRTSTAAAALGPLAGALTSPQALAGDDNVGRRPNLLFILADQWRGSALGVGSDEVVRTPHIDRLTEQGTNFTRAYAANPVCTPNRSCLLTGRYSHQTGMITNNLMLPPEEVCWPEMFRDAGYATHYIGKWHMDGNEKPGFVPPGWRRRGFETFEGFNRGHVYHEPWGFDNEGGPLIDNFKVDGSPYYEPTFQTDLAIDYMRQQQDKPFACYLSWGPPHTPFKPPQDFDHYMPEDIRVRENVPEGHRQKARRELAGYYGLCESLDHEMGRLLEFLNESGLADNTLLVFTADHGELAGSHGKYRKGEPEDESLRVPLVMRLPGTVAAGQTSSTLVNSIDVMPTMLQLCGFDAPETCVGRNLATAAIGRGPQPSAESIYCEGKVNRVSAPKQQPKPNQPDTTGAWRTLVTDRYKLTVRHGADNVVQLFDLHNDPLEMENHANAASHAAVQKELLAELQRWAKETGDSWPDAPQAAKAMYSDREAEEARQ, encoded by the coding sequence ATGTCGCTCAATCGTCGCGAGTTCTTGCGGACATCGACGGCTGCCGCGGCACTCGGTCCCCTCGCCGGTGCCCTGACGTCGCCACAAGCGCTTGCCGGGGATGACAATGTGGGGCGTCGCCCGAATCTCCTGTTCATTCTGGCCGACCAGTGGCGGGGAAGTGCGCTGGGCGTCGGAAGTGACGAAGTGGTCCGCACTCCGCACATCGACCGGCTGACGGAGCAGGGGACGAACTTCACCCGCGCGTATGCGGCCAATCCCGTCTGCACGCCGAACCGCTCCTGCCTGCTGACCGGCCGGTATTCGCATCAGACCGGCATGATTACCAACAACCTGATGCTGCCGCCGGAGGAAGTCTGCTGGCCGGAGATGTTTCGCGATGCCGGCTACGCAACGCACTACATCGGCAAGTGGCATATGGACGGCAACGAGAAGCCGGGCTTCGTGCCGCCCGGCTGGCGGCGGCGCGGATTCGAGACGTTTGAAGGATTCAATCGGGGGCACGTCTATCACGAGCCCTGGGGCTTCGATAACGAAGGCGGCCCGCTGATCGACAATTTCAAGGTGGACGGCTCGCCCTACTACGAGCCGACGTTCCAGACGGACCTGGCGATCGACTACATGCGGCAGCAGCAGGACAAACCGTTTGCCTGTTACCTGTCGTGGGGACCGCCGCATACGCCCTTCAAGCCGCCGCAGGACTTTGACCACTACATGCCCGAGGACATCCGGGTGCGGGAGAACGTCCCCGAGGGGCACCGGCAGAAGGCCCGCCGCGAACTGGCCGGCTACTACGGTCTGTGCGAATCGCTCGACCACGAGATGGGACGGCTGCTCGAATTCCTCAACGAATCGGGACTGGCAGACAACACACTGCTGGTCTTTACGGCCGATCACGGTGAACTGGCCGGTTCGCATGGCAAGTACCGCAAAGGGGAACCGGAGGACGAGTCGCTGCGGGTGCCGCTCGTCATGCGGCTGCCGGGGACTGTTGCCGCCGGGCAGACTTCGTCCACGCTCGTGAACAGCATCGACGTGATGCCGACGATGCTGCAGTTGTGCGGGTTTGACGCCCCGGAGACGTGCGTTGGCCGCAACCTTGCCACAGCAGCGATCGGCCGGGGGCCGCAACCTTCCGCCGAGTCCATCTACTGCGAAGGGAAAGTGAACCGTGTCTCTGCACCGAAGCAGCAGCCGAAGCCGAACCAGCCGGACACAACGGGTGCGTGGCGAACGCTGGTGACGGACCGGTACAAGCTGACCGTTCGCCATGGGGCCGACAACGTCGTACAACTGTTCGATCTGCACAACGATCCGCTCGAGATGGAGAACCACGCGAACGCGGCGTCCCACGCTGCGGTCCAGAAGGAACTGCTCGCGGAGCTGCAACGCTGGGCAAAGGAGACCGGTGACTCGTGGCCCGATGCTCCGCAGGCGGCCAAAGCGATGTACTCCGATCGAGAAGCGGAGGAGGCGCGGCAGTGA
- a CDS encoding beta-propeller domain-containing protein produces the protein MRRLCLAAVTVFFVTHLAVSTLQAAGRRFLAADSSKKTLALVDEDGQTVWQRRIGPLHDLHQLASGNILCQLNWTRIVEIDPSSDAIVWEYDAARANGNEGRKVEVHAFQRLPDGNTMIVESGPARIIEVAGDGSLVREVPLKVDNPHPHHDTRLVRKLESGNYLVCHESDGVVREYDSSGRIVWEYAVPLFGRQPQKGHGLDAFGNQCFAALRLENGNTLIATGNGHSVIEVTPDKKVVWSLHQDDLPGIRLAWVTTLQVLPGGNIVIGNCHAGPDNPQLIEITRDKQVVWTFRDFKRFGNALTNSQILAVDGEPVRSSIR, from the coding sequence ATGCGCCGACTCTGCCTTGCCGCCGTGACGGTCTTCTTCGTCACTCACCTCGCGGTTTCTACACTTCAGGCCGCCGGGCGACGTTTCCTGGCCGCCGATTCGTCGAAGAAGACGCTGGCTCTCGTCGACGAAGACGGTCAGACCGTCTGGCAGCGGCGGATCGGTCCGCTGCACGACCTGCACCAGCTCGCCAGCGGCAACATCCTCTGTCAGCTCAACTGGACGCGCATCGTCGAGATCGATCCCTCCTCGGATGCGATCGTCTGGGAGTACGACGCGGCCAGGGCCAACGGTAACGAAGGTCGGAAGGTCGAGGTGCACGCGTTTCAGCGGCTGCCCGACGGCAACACGATGATCGTCGAGTCGGGCCCCGCCCGCATCATCGAAGTCGCCGGTGATGGATCGCTCGTCCGCGAAGTTCCTCTGAAGGTCGACAACCCTCATCCACACCACGACACCCGTCTGGTCCGCAAACTCGAAAGCGGCAACTACCTGGTCTGTCATGAGTCGGACGGGGTCGTTCGTGAGTACGACTCGTCCGGAAGGATCGTCTGGGAATATGCCGTCCCGCTGTTCGGGCGCCAGCCTCAGAAGGGACACGGTCTCGACGCTTTCGGCAATCAGTGCTTCGCGGCACTTCGGCTTGAAAATGGAAACACACTTATCGCGACCGGCAACGGTCACAGTGTGATCGAGGTCACGCCGGACAAGAAGGTTGTCTGGAGTTTGCATCAGGACGATCTGCCGGGCATCCGCCTTGCCTGGGTCACAACGCTTCAGGTGCTGCCTGGCGGCAACATCGTGATCGGCAACTGCCACGCCGGACCGGACAACCCGCAACTCATCGAAATCACGCGGGACAAACAGGTCGTCTGGACGTTTCGTGATTTCAAGCGTTTCGGCAACGCCCTGACGAACTCGCAGATTCTCGCTGTCGATGGGGAACCGGTTCGAAGCAGCATTCGCTGA
- a CDS encoding FmdB family zinc ribbon protein, whose translation MPLFEYHCPNCNTSFEALVRNGEQPHCPDCQETRVEKLMSAAAGRVAAGSGLPIASSCPPSDAPPCNPHCCRLPQ comes from the coding sequence ATGCCGCTGTTTGAGTACCACTGCCCGAACTGCAACACGTCGTTCGAAGCGCTTGTCCGCAACGGCGAGCAGCCGCATTGTCCGGACTGCCAGGAGACCAGGGTCGAGAAGCTGATGTCGGCCGCGGCCGGTCGCGTCGCCGCCGGCTCCGGTCTGCCGATCGCCTCCAGCTGCCCTCCCTCCGACGCGCCTCCGTGCAATCCGCACTGCTGTCGGCTGCCGCAGTGA
- a CDS encoding zf-HC2 domain-containing protein, with amino-acid sequence MNCREARTDIPLWLGHDLDDASRCEVLRRHVATCPDCRKYCKKVQSALSMLEQADSESTYISSDSLWPQLSERLETSKSSRSKNVSEKWLPAIAMTAACSLLLVVIWGNDQSSMRSGSSPVPQGMLRPANALDRLRADAAASSDSSSDLGPMAPAWQQRHRSSEDGSETSYKAPDLNRPFLRRPLHSKATGL; translated from the coding sequence ATGAACTGCCGAGAGGCCAGAACTGATATCCCGCTGTGGTTGGGACACGATCTCGACGACGCCTCCCGCTGCGAGGTATTGCGGCGGCACGTCGCCACATGCCCGGACTGCCGCAAGTACTGCAAAAAGGTCCAGTCGGCACTGAGCATGCTGGAACAGGCGGATTCGGAGTCGACCTACATCAGTAGCGACAGTCTGTGGCCGCAGCTTTCCGAGCGGCTCGAGACGTCGAAGTCATCCCGATCGAAGAATGTTTCCGAAAAGTGGCTCCCCGCCATCGCGATGACCGCAGCCTGTTCTCTGCTGCTGGTGGTCATCTGGGGGAACGACCAATCCTCCATGCGTTCAGGGAGTTCTCCTGTTCCGCAGGGAATGCTGCGTCCTGCAAACGCGTTGGATCGCCTGCGAGCCGACGCGGCCGCTTCCTCGGACAGTTCGTCCGATCTGGGACCGATGGCGCCCGCATGGCAGCAGCGACATCGCTCTTCGGAGGATGGCTCGGAAACCTCCTACAAGGCGCCGGATCTGAACCGGCCCTTCCTGCGGCGGCCGTTGCACTCAAAGGCAACCGGTCTCTAG
- a CDS encoding RNA polymerase sigma factor has protein sequence MTAETRSVQKQQEHLDASSATCDARLVDEARRGNRDAFGELVLRYERRLLRVIMRFVRDPDLAEDLAQETFIRAFERLDQFDPSRRFGPWLFRIGVNLTLDYLRKRKRRVWTALFSDSGSERWPDPAVADPRRQIELQQEIHRVIDQLPERYRTVLVLRDLENFSTSEIAAILSRKEATVRWRLAEARSRFQQLWEKRQATAHSERSHS, from the coding sequence ATGACGGCTGAAACACGGAGTGTCCAGAAACAGCAGGAGCATCTCGACGCGTCGTCCGCGACGTGTGATGCGAGGCTGGTGGACGAGGCGCGCCGTGGAAACCGGGATGCGTTCGGGGAACTGGTGCTGCGTTACGAGCGACGGCTGCTGCGGGTCATCATGCGGTTTGTCCGCGACCCCGATCTCGCCGAAGATCTGGCGCAGGAAACGTTCATTCGTGCGTTTGAACGTCTGGACCAGTTCGATCCGTCGCGTCGGTTTGGCCCCTGGTTGTTTCGAATTGGTGTGAATCTGACCCTGGATTACCTCCGCAAACGGAAGCGGCGGGTCTGGACAGCCCTGTTTTCGGACAGTGGCAGCGAACGCTGGCCCGATCCGGCGGTCGCAGATCCCCGGCGACAGATCGAATTGCAGCAGGAAATCCATCGGGTGATCGATCAGTTGCCCGAGCGATACCGGACCGTGCTGGTCCTCCGCGATCTGGAGAACTTTTCGACGTCCGAAATTGCCGCGATTTTGAGCCGCAAGGAGGCAACGGTGCGGTGGAGGCTCGCTGAAGCCCGATCACGGTTTCAGCAACTGTGGGAAAAACGACAGGCCACCGCACATTCCGAACGTTCGCACTCGTAA
- a CDS encoding ferrochelatase, with protein MSDTPQTDYDAILFVSFGGPEGREDVIPFLENVLRGRNVPRERMLEVAEHYYHFGGVSPINQQVRDLMAAVREELPRHNIDLPIYWGNRNWHPLLPETLTQMRDDGVQRALAFFVSAYSSYSGCRQYRENIRDAREQVGDGVPEVDKVRMFYNHPDFIAANTDCLTAALDRIPAERRDSVRVAFTAHSIPDSMARGCDYVRQLQETARLTAEACGVDASRWGLVYQSRSGRPQDPWLEPDIVDHLQALREQGVEDAVVAPIGFLSDHMEVLYDLDDEAAQASQEVGLNMVRAATVGTHPRFVTMICKLFAERLFDNVPRESIGQFGPNWDVCPVDCCLPPARPAGRPASRG; from the coding sequence GTGAGCGACACCCCGCAGACTGATTACGACGCCATTCTGTTCGTTTCCTTCGGAGGCCCCGAGGGACGGGAGGACGTGATCCCGTTCCTCGAGAATGTCCTTCGCGGACGGAACGTGCCGCGGGAACGGATGCTCGAAGTTGCCGAGCATTACTACCACTTCGGCGGCGTCAGCCCGATCAACCAGCAGGTCCGCGATCTGATGGCGGCAGTCCGGGAGGAACTTCCCCGGCACAACATCGACCTGCCGATCTACTGGGGCAACCGCAACTGGCACCCGCTGCTACCTGAGACGCTGACGCAGATGCGGGATGATGGCGTGCAGCGGGCACTGGCGTTCTTCGTGTCGGCGTACAGTTCGTATTCCGGCTGCCGGCAGTACCGCGAGAACATCCGTGATGCCCGCGAGCAGGTGGGAGACGGTGTCCCGGAGGTCGACAAGGTCCGGATGTTCTACAACCACCCGGATTTCATTGCCGCGAATACCGACTGTCTCACAGCAGCGCTGGACAGGATCCCCGCCGAACGCCGCGATTCGGTGCGCGTCGCCTTCACGGCCCACAGCATTCCGGACTCGATGGCCCGGGGCTGCGACTACGTCCGGCAACTGCAGGAGACGGCCCGGCTGACGGCGGAAGCCTGCGGCGTCGACGCATCCCGCTGGGGTCTCGTCTACCAGAGCCGCAGCGGCCGTCCTCAGGACCCGTGGCTCGAACCGGACATCGTCGATCATCTGCAGGCTCTCCGCGAGCAGGGTGTCGAAGATGCGGTCGTCGCTCCGATCGGGTTTCTGTCCGACCACATGGAGGTGCTCTACGATCTCGACGACGAGGCGGCTCAGGCATCGCAGGAGGTGGGGCTGAACATGGTTCGAGCCGCCACGGTGGGAACACACCCGCGGTTCGTAACGATGATCTGCAAACTCTTCGCAGAGCGGCTGTTCGACAATGTCCCCCGCGAGTCGATCGGCCAGTTCGGCCCGAACTGGGACGTTTGTCCAGTCGACTGCTGCCTGCCACCGGCCAGACCGGCCGGGCGACCGGCGTCCCGGGGATGA